In the genome of Falsirhodobacter halotolerans, the window TGCGCCCCCGCCGCACCATGAGCCTTGTGATCCTGCCGCAGGCGCTGCGGGTGATCATTCCGCCGCTGATCTCGCAATTTCTGAACCTGACCAAGAACTCCTCGCTGGCGATTGCCGTGGGGTATCTTGATCTGCGCGGCACGCTGGGCGGCATCACCCTGAACCAGACGGGGCGCGAGTTGGAATGCGTTCTGCTGATGATGCTGATCTATCTGATGATCAGCCTGATCATTTCGGGGGGGATGAACGTCTACAACTCCCGCGTCAAACTGAAGGAGCGGTGAGATGAGCGACACCCACGCACAAACCACGCCCTTCGTGCGCGAAACGATGGTGCCGCAGGCGCCGCCCCCCGCCGGGCAAACGGGCGCGGTGCGCTGGCTGCGCCAGAACCTGTTCTCCACCTGGCTGAACACGATCCTGACCATCGCCGGCCTTGTCGCGATCTTTTTCCTGCTGCGCGGGCTGGTGCCGTGGCTGGCGCATTCCGTCTGGAACGCGAACAGTCTGTCGGAATGCCGTCAGATCATCGCCGACCGCTGGGGCCCCGATGCCACGGGGGCCTGCTGGGCGGTGGTGCGGGATCGGTGGACGCAGTGGCTGTTCGGCTTCTACCCGCGTGAGCTTTACTGGCGCCCGGTGCTGGCCTTGGCGCTGATGTTCGTGGCGGCGGCACCTGTGCTGTTCCCGGCCCTGCCGCGCCGGCTGCTTGTGCTGTCCCTGCTCTATCCCTTCGTGGGGTTTTGGCTGCTGTGGGGCGGATCGATCTGGACGCCGGTCGGCGGTCTGGTCGGGTTCGTCATCTGGTATGGCGTCTGGACGGCGCTGGCCTCGCGGGCGCCGTTCATCGGGGTCGTGCTGGGGTTCCTGCTGGCGGTGTTCTGGTGGCTGTTCCTGGGCCATGACGTGATGCGCCTGATTTCGGACACGGTGCCCTATGGCATCCAGAGCGTCCGGTCCGACCGCTTCGGCGGGTTCGTCCTGTCGTTGACGATCGGCGTGGCCGCGATCGCCATGTCGCTGCCGATGGGCATCGCACTGGCGCTGGGGCGGCAATCGGACATGTTCCTGATCAAGACGCTCTGCGTGGGCTTCATCGAGTTCATCCGGGGCGTGCCGCTGATCACGCTGCTGTTCACGGCGTCGCTTCTGCTGAACTATTTCCTGCCGCCGGGGACCAGTTTCGACATCATCCTGCGGGTCATCATCATGGTGACGCTGTTCGCCGCCGCCTATATCGCCGAGGTGATCCGCGGCGGCCTCGCGGCCCTGCCGCGCGGCCAGTATGAGGCGGGGGACGCACTTGGCCTGAACTATTTCCAAGCGCAGCGCCTGATCATCCTGCCGCAGGCGCTGAAGATCTCCATCCCGGGCATCGTCTCCACCTTCATCGGCCTGTTCAAGGACACGACGCTGGTGATCTTCGTGGGCCTTCTGGACCCGCTGAAGGGCATCACCGACG includes:
- a CDS encoding amino acid ABC transporter permease (The N-terminal region of this protein, as described by TIGR01726, is a three transmembrane segment that identifies a subfamily of ABC transporter permease subunits, which specificities that include histidine, arginine, glutamine, glutamate, L-cystine (sic), the opines (in Agrobacterium) octopine and nopaline, etc.), with the protein product MSDTHAQTTPFVRETMVPQAPPPAGQTGAVRWLRQNLFSTWLNTILTIAGLVAIFFLLRGLVPWLAHSVWNANSLSECRQIIADRWGPDATGACWAVVRDRWTQWLFGFYPRELYWRPVLALALMFVAAAPVLFPALPRRLLVLSLLYPFVGFWLLWGGSIWTPVGGLVGFVIWYGVWTALASRAPFIGVVLGFLLAVFWWLFLGHDVMRLISDTVPYGIQSVRSDRFGGFVLSLTIGVAAIAMSLPMGIALALGRQSDMFLIKTLCVGFIEFIRGVPLITLLFTASLLLNYFLPPGTSFDIILRVIIMVTLFAAAYIAEVIRGGLAALPRGQYEAGDALGLNYFQAQRLIILPQALKISIPGIVSTFIGLFKDTTLVIFVGLLDPLKGITDAVRASFDWKGIYWEPYIFVGSIFFLFCFGMSRYSMYLERRLKRDHR